DNA sequence from the Deltaproteobacteria bacterium genome:
TCCCTGACCCTGGTTTCTATGGGGATTTATTGGGTCAATAAAAGATAAAATCAGCAAAAATTCTGTGTGATATAGACCTTTCCGTCCGGGGCAATGGCCGCTCCGATCCCCTGCCGTTTCCAGTGGGGGGCAAGGATATTTTCCCGGTGGTCCGGACTGTTAAGCCAAATTCCCAGCGCTGTTTCGGCGATCTTTTCCAGAGAACTCCAGTTATAATGAGCCCTGCCGTTCACTGTGGTGATCGAATCATACAGGGTGGTTTGCAGTATGTTCTCCGCCCCGGCAGAAAAAACCTTACCCATCGGAACGCTACAGGCGTATCCGCCCTGTTGGTAGCGAAAGGGGAAATCGTGTCCTTCCGGAGAAGTGTGGGCAAAATACCTTCTTTCGGCCATATCCCGGCTGTGTTTCCGGGCTATCCCTGCCAGTCCGACATCCCATTCCATTGGAGACAACCGGTGTTTTCGCCGTTCTCGATTGATCAGGGCGTGAATCTGTTTTTCGAGGTCCATGATACTGATCTCGGGCCTGGTTTTGGTTTGAGGAAGATAGGTTCCCCGATCTGCTTGTGGCAAGACGCAGGAAACGATGGGGACCGTCATGGCCACCAACAACACCCAGACTATGGCCGGAGGAACCGGTAATAGAAATTTTTTCATGACATTAATCAAAGTGAGCTCCTTTTCTCCTTGACCTCTTTGGGGGCTGATCTTATATTTTATTTCAAAATGTAGTTTCAAGTTTCAAGATGCAAGTTTTCAACTTACAAGAGTAAAAACCTTGAATCCAGTCCAGGGTTTTCGCTTTGAGCTTATTTCTTGAACCGCAACAATTGGTGAATTCGTGAAAAGTCGCTGAAACCCGCATTACGTCATTCCGGCGAAAGCCGGAATCCAGGGTTTTTTAATTTCAGAATAGTTCTGGATTCCGGCTTTCGCCGGAATGACGGAGCGATTGTCGGCGCTTT
Encoded proteins:
- a CDS encoding CAP domain-containing protein, which encodes MINVMKKFLLPVPPAIVWVLLVAMTVPIVSCVLPQADRGTYLPQTKTRPEISIMDLEKQIHALINRERRKHRLSPMEWDVGLAGIARKHSRDMAERRYFAHTSPEGHDFPFRYQQGGYACSVPMGKVFSAGAENILQTTLYDSITTVNGRAHYNWSSLEKIAETALGIWLNSPDHRENILAPHWKRQGIGAAIAPDGKVYITQNFC